The following nucleotide sequence is from Populus trichocarpa isolate Nisqually-1 chromosome 11, P.trichocarpa_v4.1, whole genome shotgun sequence.
aacaaatcaaaaacaaTATCCACACACAACATATCAACACATATCAAATTTCATTCCAAGACCAAACCAATACGccttaaataaaccaaaatcaatTCCTATCCTCCCAACCCATCTTAGGGTATTTATTTCAATCCttattcaacctaaaaaaattccTCAACAACTTCATACCTCCAAGGTTATCATATAATGGTATGGATcctaacactttaaatatttataataattagtaataaattaaaaatcatcaacaataatcaatattttgtcataaagaatttaataatatgttaaaattattcaaaaatccATTAGgggtttaaaattaaccttCAAAGATACTAGAGTTAGGCGAAAGTGGCTagaatcaattataaaaatgacaGCATGTATTAGACACACGCAGAAGAGTTGCCAGGGTTGTAATGCATATTTACATGTGCCTGCGAAGGGTAGAGGCACTTTAACCACCACTCAAAGTGTGTCCCTTCTTTGCCTTCCTTCCTGTATAGGCGATGTCATCCACCACCTCTTATGGTGGGAGATAGGGGTCCTCAAAGTTTTGAATTTCTCTTTATGTCTctactagtttatttttttaaaaaaaaaaattctatgatACCATGCTTAAGCGAATCCATGAAACATGCTCAAGAGGGTCTTGCACATACCTCGCTATCTCATATAACAAGTTCTAGGCTATTTCATAAGTTTTGTACATGTTCCTTTGGGTTCACGAGCCCATTATAGTTATCCAAGGTTATATTCTTAAGGATAAAATCGTTATGTCCAATActcatttatatattaaatagtcTCCTCTTAGTTAAGGCTAAATTCATCTTTAGCACTTCGTATAATCATAAGTCTTACCTCATGTCAAGGGTTTTTTTACTCAAGACTACCAAGTAGGATTCTAAGGAGGAGCGATGGAGATGATCACTTGTATATCTATGACTAGTTGATGCTTTATTTCTAGACTTTTaaagattaaatgatgaaataccTAGTTTGAGAGTGTTCCTGACGATAGAGAGAGTGGCTTCCAAATGGAGTTTATGAGTGATGACGCTTTTGTCTACTCTCTTGCATGTCATTTTAATCTACCTCTTTTAGAAATTAGAGTTGTAAACATGTGTTTGATGGTGTAAGTGGTAGAGCTTGTAGTTAAGCCATTTAGTAATGGAAAGACAAGGCTTTGAGTTGTTCTTGTATAGCTATAATAACCATAGTAAGGACCTAATAAAGGTTGTTAAAGGTTAGTTGTTCTTATATAGCTTATTTACAAGGCTAGTTGTTAAAGGTTTTTGGAGGACATAATAGAATATCCATAGGGAGATCAATAACTCTACCATGAAAGCATTTCTAGGTTgttaaccatgaaaaaaactataaatatataggaaggaaaggaaatgaactatcttttctttaatttttcacaaGCAACGCTACTGACAAAGCCTGcaataaacttttaataatCATGGGTTTTTAACAACTAGTTAATGGACTTAGTTAACTAAAGATCTCTTATAAAACAAGTTATATAAGATAGAGGACCCTCCGATGACTAGGTTACCAAATATGTACGGGTAATTTAATGTGTCAAATGAGAATATGGAATGCAAGAgaatattcttttatatatagttttgagTAAAAATGAGCATAGTATGCTCATAATGATTAATGAGTATTTAAACACTAATGTATCACATGATTTTGCATAATAAAGAGAAGGGATGCAAACATACTGTGTATCCTACCCATAAGAAGAATCATGAAGCACAATTGCTTTTATTGTAGGCAACTAAACAACCAGCTTGTAAAATAAGATGTTCGAATAGGTGGCTGTACTTTTAACTTGTAAGACAAGACATTCAAGTTGATGACTACACTTTCTTTACCATATAATGGGATGTTCAAATGAGCATGCCCATGGTATAAGTGTGTTTTAACATTGTTTGGTGGGCTCTATGATGGTAAGGATTTATATCAACATTGAAAAGGAGAAttgtttaaaacatgaaaaacaaaatggactAGGCTCCTTAGGCGTAATatgaaaaatttgatttgactcGCAGTGTAAAATGAATAATGATCTAATTAATACTAATACTAGAATATTTTATAGCGCTTTTATTgtattaagaatataataatcTATCTcacgtttgttttttttttttaaatggttattTTATATACGGTTTGGGACATTTACAACATGATAATCAGCTTCTTTGTTTAAAGATAAGAAGCTTTAACGTTGTTTGGgctatataataaaatatatatgagcagctataattattcttaagaTAATGTTAGGATGTTGCAttagacaggaaaaaaaaatagataagcttggaatataatctttttaatcatgacatgtgtgtgtgtgtatatatatatatatatatatatatatatatatatatatatatatataagtttcaGCCATTGTttcagaatttgatttaatatcttgaaatgaaaattcaagatCTAAACCTTATGATTATCGCTGAGTGGACAAGTTTTATTCTTAATTCAATACCACAAACGTACTGATCAGTATGTCTGTGTTAACCACCGAAGCTCTCCAGTGGGAATCCTCCCACTGCAACAAATTAAGGAGAGTGTTGATCAtacaatatatatcaaaaagGCAGCTTTCACCTCCGTCACGGAGATCATGAAGTGTGTCTGTCTGGCCAGTCCTCATGCGCCGCCTGAGAAAGAAACATGATGGGCCGCCAGAGCAAGcaaatgcatgcatgcatggatGCATCTAACCCTACACGTCACCCTGTGCACATAATAAGCATTGAGTGTAAGCAAAGGTCGGGTGTCGCCCTCTCCCTtcagcatttatttatttatttatttaacagaaaagaaaaatcaaagataagTTTGCCAAAATTGTTAAAAGTCCCAGTTGTTCTTATCGTATATATGTTCCCATCGCACACCTGCGTCTTATTTATCTACACATGTATGTTTCTGAAAACGACAAGCTTTTAACATGAGCTTCACACGCGGCTTCGGTTTATTGGCTAGGTGACATAGAATTTGTTAGTGTAATTGTCTTTTATTggtcagatttgtttttttctaattagatCGGGGGAATTTTTATACTTAATAGATTTTAATAATTGGttgaattttttcatgttagatTCCAAGACATTAATCACACAAatactaatattatttaatttcagtttattttttacaagattttcttttaaaaaattaatttctttttattttaatttcacaaTACGATTagcaaattaatctaaattgatttaatttttttttaacatatcacAGGTtatattttagtaaatttaaaCGGAGTTACTTGGATTATCTTGACTTATGCGAATATCCCGTTTTTTGGTTCTTAAAGATATGTCTCCTGCCCATGTTATGTTAGCGTCTCTAATCTTGGTTGGAGCTCTCACTCAGCCTGTCAGCTCAACCAGCAGCCGCGCAAGTGTTTGGAACgtttcatcaaaatttaattgtttttattaaaagttaattttttatatattttgaattgttttgatgtattgatatcaaaaataattttaaaaaaataaaaaaaatattattttaatatattttaataaaaaaaacattttaaaaaataatttcaacacCATCGCGTGGATATATTAGTACTGGTCAATTACTGAATTGACTGCTGCTTTACTTTACTGCACTACCGGACCCGGATtacctttcctttctttccaaTGCCCGGAAGAATTGGACAAATTGAACGAATagtttttttaccattaaaaaaattatcccgaCGTCGGCGTATCTATATAGTGTAAGCTAATGGTTGGTGCTCATGCAATGAATTACTGACTTGACTAAAGATCTCGAGAGTCAACAAGTTGAAAATAACGaagtaagaaagaaaaggagacaaCAACATTCGAAGGATCATGGGCATGGGCATGGGCAAAGCATTAGAAGACCAAATGCTCCCGCAAAGCAGGACGGCTGGGGGATATAAGCGGAACTAAAACTGAGGGGACTGCTCCTCAAATATGGTAAGAAGTTGCTAGCTCGATTAGGTGGCCAACCTCTCACCATGGATTTAGAATCCCCCAATCACTGTGCCCGCCATGCTtcaaaatctctcctcttaTGAACATTAACACTTTCATAAACAAATATCAACACGGCACTTAATTTAATAGACTCTTATCCAATTCATCAGAGAAAAGTAGACattaactggaaaaaaatatctcagTCCTCACTTCGTGTCGTCGCAAAGAAGCAGTGGTTGCTAGCTTGTCTGTTATCAGCTTAGCTTTGATTGCTTGATAATCAAAAACCAGAGGGGAGTTAGGCCAACGgttagcaaaagaaaaaaagaaagaaagcttaCTCCCTTGATATCAAAGCAAAGCTCTTTTGGCTTTTGCAGTTGATTCTTGGTCACCATCTGAAACCCAACCTTCACCTTCCTGTCGTATTCACTCCACAACCATCTCTCGAACTTCCTTTTTCTATGTTGCCCTCTAAGCTTAAATAAATGCCCACTTCAGTTTTTCAACTTTGGCgtgttttttgtgttcttgGTTAAAGCTAAGGTTTTTGAGGGAAAAGTCCTGGTCTATTGATAAAATACCCTTTTTAAGTTTCGAACGTTGTAAGGTTTGATGGTATTTATTTCTATTGCTTTTTCTTTCTGGTCAAGATTGAAGCTCCGAGAGATTCTAAAACTGGTGCAAACCAAGTAGTGTTCTTCAATCGAGGAGCTGTATCGAACATGAAGAAGCTATAGTTTGTTTGTGCTTCAAGGTTGAGCCTGTCGGTTAAAAAATAGTGTTGTCAACTTTCAAGAAATTGGAGCCATCTCTGGCGACACCATGCTTTGGTATTTGCCTTTTTGCCTTGCTGAAATCTAAAGCTTTCAATCAAAACTTGCTGTTTGTCTACTCTCTCTGATACCCAATAATAGAAATTTTGTGATTTCTATATTAGTGCCATATATAGAATTCATACTGGCGTTCAAATTCCAAAGGCTTGTACCTGAAAATCTCTGCTTAAAACGTTCCCAATGAATACGCGGTACTCCTTTCCAACAGATTCATTCCGTAGTTCAAGTCCTGCAGTATCACTTTCATCAAATTCTCCAGTAGGAGAAGAGCATGGAACTGCGTTTCTCAGAAACAGGTCTCCTCGCCTTGCCCCGTCATCATTATTCGTAAGAGCAGCGATGAGAATATCTAGAGCAAGATGGTTCACCTTCTTGAGGAGAGTATTCCACTACCAGAATGGCTCAAGCTCTAATCTTGGGTCTAATCCTTTCAATTCTAGCTCTTGGATGATGCTGGAGTTCGTAGCTTTGCTCCTTCAAATATGCATTACCACGTTCACCCTGGCTATTTCGAAGGCAGAGAACCCTGTTTGGCCTGTGAGAATATGGATTATTGGTTATAATATAGGTTGTGTCCTTAGTCTGCTGCTGCTCTATGGTCGTTACCGGCAACTTAACGCAACTCAAGGCGATGGTTTTGGCCTACCCGATTTGGAGCAACAGGGGGGCAGTGAGGAATCCAGGTATTTTGTTAAAAGCTATTCATCCCAAGTTATATCTATGCTGAAAATTTATTGGTATTCAAGCGTTACTACATAATATGATGCAACTAATATGAATTTTGGCTGACGAGGAATAGATTTCCAGCAGCATAAAGAACAGGAAAAGGATGCATAATCTCTGTGTGATCTAGCAAATAGCTTCGGGATCATCAGTGCATTTAGAATTTCCTGATGGCTATACTCTGGAACTTTTCTAATTTAGCAAATAAAACTTTTCTGCATGGCATTGGGTAGTGAACTGGTGCTTCTTAATCTCTTGATCAGACTTTGCTGTTgcagaaataataattttagttactataaccaaaaaaactgtgCTTTCTGTGCGACTTTGATggcttttaataaaacaaatattggcCATTGCAAATCCTTTTATTCTGGATTTTGCCTTCAAGATGAACAACCAATGTCACAAAGGTTGCtactaaataaacaaattattttatagggaaagcaaaaaaaaatatttaatagtaGCAGAGGGATGAAGTGTATCAAAATCACCATATTTCTATGTCGAAGATTAAGTAAAATGACAGAACTATAGTGCTAATATAatagaatgataaaaatattttttcaatctatttgtATTCCtattgattaatatatatatatatagtgtatgCAGGTACTCACATTTGATGAACAAGTGCCGGACCTCACTGGAACTCTTCTTTGCGATATGGTTTGTGATGGGTAATGTTTGGGTCTTCGATTCTCGTTTTGGATCTTACTTCCGTGCTCCAAAGCTCCATGTGCTCTGCATCTTTCTGCTTGCCTGGAATGCTCTCAGTTACTCGTTTCCATTTCTGTTGTTTCTACTGCTATGCTGTTGTGTGCCGCTCATTAGCACTGTCATTGGCTACAACATGAGCATGGGGTCTGCCGAGAGAGGGGCGTCCGATGACCAAATATCCAGACTACCAAGCCGGAGGTACAAAGCTGTGGACACCGATTCGGAGTTTCGCAACAGTGTTGATTGTGATTCAACCGTTGCAAGTGAAGATCTGGTAAGTCCCAGTTCGAAAACACACGTAGCTAAACTACCTTATCAGCATGCAATCAGAGCATGAGCTGAAAAGCCATGGATGATCATCTTCCTAATGATTTCTCCTGTCTTCTTCTTATATTTGTGTTATGATATTGACAGGAATGCTGTATATGCCTAGCCAAGTATAAAGACATAGAAGAAGTTAGGCAATTGCCATGCTCCCATATGTTTCACCTCAAGTGTGTAGATCAATGGCTTCGAATTATATCCTGCTGCCCTCTCTGTAAACAAGAACTGGAAAAATAGAGGGCAAGGCAACAATAGAGGATTGAAGATTTTATCAAGCTTTCTTCACAGTGTGcgattcttaatttttttttacaaggttcttttttctttttcttttttgtgctaAAAGATTGTGTATTTGTATGGTTATTCGAGTGAGTTTTTTGCTTGTATAGAGGAGCTCACCAGTAATCATAAATATAGAACTCTGTCTTGGGGTTATATATGGCAGTAGAAGGATATATACCCCAAAATAGGGTTGGGAAGTCCTTTCCTCAAGGATATATACCCCACAATCTGtacatgatttcttttttcctggtAATGGTAATGGATACTGGTATACATGTAATTGAACTTAAATAATGCATATATTATAACCCTGATAAATTAATACTCACTtcttgattaaataatatttttttactggtCTCAACTTGAGATCAATGGggtaaattaataattcattaaatttataagataatatatttaaaaaaacacatagttCTCActcatatataaattaataatcttctTGTACATCAATACACACATACTCAATTAAATAgtggtttttttgtaaaatatgacTCCAATATTACTATTTTCCTGTAAACCCTCAATTAGAAAATTTTACAATGTTTGTAAATCCCGACGGAAAACCTCATCTTGTTAATTGaataatgagaaaataaaataaaatagaagtaaATAGTTgggatgatatttttaattattaaatatttatttttgacattaaaaataaaaaagagataaagcTTTCGGGTCATAAGAcccgattaaaattttacatgttagtgaaatattgaaaaatttacCCGATGATGAAAttggttaatttaaaaataagatttgtaatgttgattaattaaaaaaaatcaattttatggaTTTAAACTATTGTGTATAGTAACTTTTAAAAGTGGATCGAGACGGGGTATCTTCTTGAATGAATAATGGTGTAAACGTCTAATTTCATGGGCATTGAGTTGTAGAAGaggtgttttttaattgaatgatgGTGATTACAGTCCCTGAGGTGGTTGGAGATGCCACATTCATTTGTCTGGACATGCTCACTTGATCATCCAAAATTGTCAAGGAATGAGATGAACAATGGTTGAACAATATGTCACCTAGGTTAAACCCTAGAACctagagttttttaatttaggatttgacCAATTGGTTCATGctcttccaatttcttttaattgcacctgTAATTGTCTCCTAACTTTTAATTGCATTCAATTGCACCCCTGTTAAATTCAAATATCAACCCTAaagtttagtgtttttaaaaaaggtgtGATAATGTTGCGATTAGCAACAATGCAAGATTACCTTTCAAGTTTTGATCAGCTTCTTTTAGGATCAGTACATTTAAGATTGTTGTTATCGATGATGTTGATGACTCGGATGAAATTTACGACGAAGATGAGGATTGCCAATAGTTGTAAATTTGTGTTCCTTTCATGTAAGTATATCAATCCCACTATatgcattttaatattttcttcttttcttgatcaactGGCTACACAGGAACATGTAACACTACATTTTAGCATTTTTCCATTCTCAATTCACTGTATATTATTGAACTTTTTTAGGGCTTTCTCCGACTGCTAATTTTAGGatcaaaacttttgtttttaaattaagtttcaatttataaaatctcatcccagaagaaaattcaacaatCTTGAAAGATATTAAGATAGatgaggctaaggttaaggCTATAAAAGAGTGGTCTACACCTAAGATGGTAAGTGAGGTAAGAAGTTTTCATGGAttggctagtttttatagaagatttGTGAAAGATTTTAGTATAATAGTTGCTCTgttaactaaaattataaagaagacATTAGGTTTTAAATGAGAAATCAAACAAGAGAAAGCTTTTAAATTGTTAAACGAAAAGCTTATTTCAGTCTCTTACTTGTTTTGCCTAActttataaaatgttttgagattgaatgtgatgtTTTTAGTATAGGTATTAGAGCTATTTTACTGCAAGATAAAAGGCTCATAACCTATTTCAGTAAAAATCTTAATGGTGCAACTCTAAATTATCCAACATATGATAAAAAGTTGTATACATTAGTGAGAACTTTAAAAACTTGGCAACATTACATTTGGCTTA
It contains:
- the LOC7483653 gene encoding E3 ubiquitin-protein ligase At4g11680 isoform X1, with protein sequence MNTRYSFPTDSFRSSSPAVSLSSNSPVGEEHGTAFLRNRSPRLAPSSLFVRAAMRISRARWFTFLRRVFHYQNGSSSNLGSNPFNSSSWMMLEFVALLLQICITTFTLAISKAENPVWPVRIWIIGYNIGCVLSLLLLYGRYRQLNATQGDGFGLPDLEQQGGSEESSVCRYSHLMNKCRTSLELFFAIWFVMGNVWVFDSRFGSYFRAPKLHVLCIFLLAWNALSYSFPFLLFLLLCCCVPLISTVIGYNMSMGSAERGASDDQISRLPSRRYKAVDTDSEFRNSVDCDSTVASEDLECCICLAKYKDIEEVRQLPCSHMFHLKCVDQWLRIISCCPLCKQELEK
- the LOC7483653 gene encoding E3 ubiquitin-protein ligase At4g11680 isoform X2, producing the protein MNTRYSFPTDSFRSSSPAVSLSSNSPVGEEHGTAFLRNRSPRLAPSSLFVRAAMRISRARWFTFLRRVFHYQNGSSSNLGSNPFNSSSWMMLEFVALLLQICITTFTLAISKAENPVWPVRIWIIGYNIGCVLSLLLLYGRYRQLNATQGDGFGLPDLEQQGGSEESRYSHLMNKCRTSLELFFAIWFVMGNVWVFDSRFGSYFRAPKLHVLCIFLLAWNALSYSFPFLLFLLLCCCVPLISTVIGYNMSMGSAERGASDDQISRLPSRRYKAVDTDSEFRNSVDCDSTVASEDLECCICLAKYKDIEEVRQLPCSHMFHLKCVDQWLRIISCCPLCKQELEK